The following proteins are co-located in the Synchiropus splendidus isolate RoL2022-P1 chromosome 14, RoL_Sspl_1.0, whole genome shotgun sequence genome:
- the tjp1b gene encoding tight junction protein ZO-1 isoform X12 — protein sequence MITCAFLWVGFLVAVDSTMVNYQKYITVMQLALGVTASNKEHCLPPRKRMWIHPSPTAGSVTAASSASTVQGKPSLRRIKGRIHRSKSLDSIDLLDSNSAAMEETVIWEQHTVTLHRAPGFGFGIAISGGRDNPHFQSGETSIVISDVLKGGPAEGLLQENDRVVMVNAVSMDNVEHAYAVQQLRKSGKIAKITIRRKRKVHVPMGRLGERETMSEHDEEEDSYDEEIYETRSGRSGAYSGVGGAIGRRSGRSSGRRDRERERSGSRERSLSPRSDHRSHNLPPRPAKVTLVKSRKNEAEYGLRLASHIFVKDISPESLAARDGNIQEGDVVLKINGTVTENLSLIDAKKLIERSKGKLKMVVQRDERATLLNIPDLDDSIPSANASDRDDISDIHSLASDHSNRSHERRRSSRSRSPDRRSEPSDHSRHSPPQISNGSHRSRDDERVSKAASTPAKVAEEVPLPKPKEPAIAREEKQLPPLPEPKPVYAQPGQPDVDLPVSPSDAPVPSAAHDDSILRPSMKLVKFKKGESVGLRLAGGNDVGIFVAGVLEDSPAAKEGLEEGDQILRVNNVDFANIIREEAVLFLLDLPKGEEVTILAQKKKDVYRRIVESDVGDSFYIRTHFEYEKESPYGLSFNKGEVFRVVDTLYNGKLGSWLAIRIGKNHQEVERGIIPNKNRAEQLSSVQYTLPKTAGGDRADFWRFRGLRSSKRNLRKSREDLSSQPVQTKFPAYERVVLREAGFLRPVVIFGPIADVAREKLSREEPDLFELAKSEPRDAGTDQRSSGIIRLHTIKQIIDRDKHAVLDITPNAVDRLNYAQWYPIVVFLNPDNKQGVKNMRTRLCPESRKSARKLYERAIKLRKNNHHLFTTTINLNNMNEGWYGALKETIQQQQNQLVWVSEGKADGTTEDDLDIHDDRLSYLSAPGSEYSMYSTDSRHTSDYEDTDTEGGAYTDQELDETLNDEVGLPTEPAITRSSEPVREDPPVIQDTPGYPGYQHPVQPDPAGRMDPTGFKMPSPQQQDEAALPLPSLPPPVVAPPSVEQPVQLEGTHLEEPSASAAVPQAESLSSPSPAPELIQPLPPPPPPPPPPHEPHPSGLPGPEPKMYKKELYNMEEPVRINHGMKQSMSYSHQPLYQDKQPYRDYDHPPYGYDGGGYPEPKPHNSDSHLHYESRVPHYNDQWPHYDQQTSSSQPAGYQPPVSYNPRSPYEDGPGRDYSPPQSRYDEASPVGYDGRPRHKPGPIRYDEPPPPPPPGGYDARSPYEAEPHGFSINSPRSPEPPKQYFGDSGLRSSYIPGPQTRAYGKPGMHETMMNSEPAIPPPKPEPMTSPGEPVVTPGSKPLPPPPREEHEEDPAMKPQSVLNRVKMFENKRSVSMDRAKEGDSSVLRPADVPKPASAPGPVLKANSLSNLEQDKSSYRAPEPQKPHKPLDDMVRSNHYDLDEDEEYYRKQLSYFDRRSFDSKAMGQPGPGVNRFHDLPKPSQLSYPYNRVESVEKVSPVEKRYEPMPQMGPPSQYGPPAVPPSTLPKLSPVDVNSIPEPLGSPNPKPDLAALRPSSRDETALVGYLPPRGLPDKSPVNGTDAAPPKTLGAPTPMSYNRYVPKPYTSSARPFERKFDSPKFNHNLLPNDTQVKGDHLSKPNSVGKPQLSPQPLDHDSGLDTFTRTMDSRLKYQHNNINAIPKAIPVSPSALDDDDEDEGHTVVATARGIFNCNGGVLSSIETGVSIIIPQGAIPESVEQEIYFKVCRDNSILPPLDKEKGETLLSPLVMCGPHGLKFLKPVELRLPHCASMTPDGWSFALKSSDSSSGDPKTWQNKSLPGDPNYLVGANCVSVLIDHF from the exons AGCGCAGCTATGGAGGAGACTGTCATTTGGGAACAGCACACAGTTACACTACACAGG gCACCAGGGTTTGGCTTCGGGATAGCCATATCAGGAGGTCGGGATaaccctcattttcagagtggcGAGACCTCCATTGTCATCTCCGATGTATTGAAAGGCGGCCCGGCGGAAGGCCTTCTTCA GGAAAATGACCGGGTCGTGATGGTCAACGCGGTCTCCATGGATAATGTGGAGCATGCGTACGCAGTCCAGCAGCTCCGCAAAAGTGGGAAAATTGCCAAAATT ACCATCAGACGGAAGAGGAAGGTACACGTCCCAATGGGTCGCCTCGGGGAACGGGAAACTATGTCAGAGCACGACGAGGAAGAGGACAGCTATGATGAAGAGATCTACGAGACGCGGAGCGGACGCAGTGGTGCCTACAGTGGAGTGGGCGGCGCAATTGGCAGACGCAGCGGAAGAAGCAGCGGGCGAAGAGACAGAGAACGTGAACGAAGCGGATCACGGGAGAGGAGTCTTTCCCCGAGGTCCGACCACCGCTCGCACAACTTACCTCCACGTCCTGCTAAAGTTACGCTTGTCAAATCCCGCAAAAATGAAG CAGAATATGGCCTGCGCCTGGCCAGCCACATCTTTGTCAAGGACATCTCCCCTGAGAGCCTCGCAGCACGGGACGGCAACATCCAGGAAGGGGACGTCGTATTGAAG atAAATGGCACAGTTACGGAAAACCTCTCCCTGATAGATGCTAAGAAGCTGATAGAAAGGTCGAAGGGCAAGCTAAAAATGGTTGTTCAGAGAGACGAAAGGGCAACCCTCCTGAACATCCCTGACCTCGATGACAGCATTCCTTCAGCCAACGCCTCGGACAGAGATG ACATTTCAGATATCCATTCTCTGGCGTCAGACCATTCCAATCGATCACATGAAAGACGTCGTAGCAGTCGCTCTCGATCCCCGGACAGAAGATCTGAACCTTCGGATCACTCCAGGCACTCACCACCTCAAATCAGCAACGGCAG TCACAGAAGTCGCGATGACGAGCGAGTCTCAAAAGCAGCTTCCACGCCAGCAAAGGTAGCAGAGGAAGTTCCTCTTCCCAAACCCAAGGAGCCGGCGATCGCCAGAGAGGAGAAACAGCTTCCACCACTTCCAG AGCCAAAGCCGGTGTATGCTCAGCCGGGACAGCCAGACGTGGACCTGCCAGTTAGTCCCTCTGATGCCCCAGTGCCAAGCGCTGCCCATGATGACAGCATCTTACG GCCAAGCATGAAGCTGGTGAAGTTCAAAAAGGGGGAGAGCGTTGGGCTCAGGCTGGCTGGAGGGAATGATGTGGGCATCTTTGTCGCTGGAGTACTTGAGGACAGCCCGGCCGCGAAGGAAGGCCTGGAGGAGGGTGACCAAATTCTCAGG GTAAATAATGTTGATTTTGCAAATATAATTCGAGAGGAGGCGGTGCTGTTCCTTCTTGACCTCCCTAAAGGTGAAGAGGTGACCATTCTGGCCCAGAAGAAGAAAGATG TCTATCGTCGGATCGTGGAGTCCGACGTTGGCGACTCCTTCTACATCCGGACCCACTTTGAGTATGAGAAGGAATCTCCGTACGGGTTAAGTTTTAACaagggcgaggtgttccgggtCGTGGACACACTCTACAACGGCAAGCTTGGCTCCTGGTTGGCTATCCGCATCGGCAAAAACCACCAGGAAGTTGAGCGAGGGATCATCCCCAACAAAAACAG GGCTGAGCAGCTGTCAAGTGTTCAGTACACTCTTCCAAAAACAGCGGGAGGCGACAGGGCCGACTTCTGGAGGTTTCGTGGTCTTCGCAGCTCCAAAAGAAATCTTAGGAAGAGCAGAGAAGACCTTTCCTCACAGCCAGTTCAAACAAAGTTCCCAGCTTATGAGAGGGTCGTTCTGAGAGAGG CGGGCTTCTTGAGACCTGTCGTCATATTTGGTCCTATCGCCGATGTTGCCAGAGAAAAGCTCTCCAGAGAAGAACCTGATCTGTTTGAGCTTGCAA AGAGTGAGCCAAGAGATGCTGGAACAGACCAGCGCAGTTCAGGAATCATCCGTCTTCACACAATCAAGCAAATCATTGACAGA GACAAACACGCTGTGCTGGACATCACGCCCAACGCTGTAGACAGACTGAACTACGCTCAGTGGTACCCCATCGTCGTCTTCCTGAATCCTGATAACAAACAGGGTGTAAAAAACATGAGGACCAGACTGTGCCCCGAGTCCAGGAAGAGTGCAAGAAAGCTGTACGAGCGAGCCATCAAGCTGAGGAAGAATAACCATCACCTCTTTACAA CTACCATCAATTTGAACAACATGAACGAAGGCTGGTACGGCGCTCTCAAAGAGACTATTCAGcaacagcagaaccagctgGTGTGGGTGTCGGAGGGCAAG GCCGACGGCACCACGGAGGATGATCTGGACATCCATGACGATCGCCTGTCTTACCTCTCAGCCCCCGGCAGCGAGTACTCCATGTACAGCACTGACAGCCGACACACCTCTGATTACGAAGACACGGACACGGAGGGCGGCGCGTACACCGACCAGGAGCTCGACGAGACCCTCAACGACGAAGTGGGTCTACCCACGGAGCCCGCCATCACCCGCTCTTCTGAACCTGTTCGAGAAGACCCTCCCGTCATTCAGGATACGCCCGGTTACCCTGGATACCAGCACCCAGTGCAACCGGACCCAGCTGGCCGCATGGACCCCACTGGGTTCAAGATGCCCTCTCCACAGCAG CAAGATGAGGCTGCTCTGCCCCTGCCCTCGTTGCCTCCACCGGTGGTAGCGCCCCCTTCTGTTGAGCAGCCTGTACAGCTAGAGGGTACGCACCTAGAGGAGCCGTCAGCTTCAGCCGCTGTTCCTCAGGCTGAATCACTTAGCAGCCCCAGTCCTGCCCCTGAGCTTATTCAGCCCCTGCCTCCACcgccaccacctccaccaccaccacatgaACCCCACCCATCTGGACTTCCTGGTCCAGAACCAAAG ATGTACAAGAAAGAATTGTACAACATGGAGGAGCCGGTGAGGATCAACCACGGCATGAAGCAGTCGATGAGCTACAGTCACCAGCCGCTGTACCAGGACAAACAGCCATACCGTGATTATGACCACCCGCCTTACGGTTACGACGGAGGGGGCTACCCTGAACCAAAGCCTCACAACTCTGACTCTCATCTGCACTACGAGAGCCGTGTGCCTCATTACAATGACCAGTGGCCCCACTACGACCAGCAGACCTCGTCCTCCCAGCCTGCAGGGTACCAGCCGCCCGTCAGCTACAATCCCCGGTCACCTTACGAGGACGGACCGGGGCGGGACTATAGCCCCCCTCAGTCACGTTATGACGAGGCCTCACCCGTGGGGTACGACGGCAGACCTCGCCACAAACCCGGGCCCATCCGCTATGATGAGCCgcctccccctccaccccccggAGGCTACGACGCACGCTCTCCTTATGAAGCCGAACCTCACGGCTTCTCCATAAACTCACCCCGATCACCTGAACCCCCCAAGCAGTATTTCGGAGACTCGGGTCTGAGGTCCTCCTACATTCCTGGGCCTCAAACCCGCGCCTATGGTAAACCAGGGATGCACGAGACGATGATGAACTCGGAACCAGCCATTCCTCCTCCCAAACCAGAGCCGATGACCTCTCCAGGTGAGCCTGTAGTCACCCCAGGCTCTAAACCTCTCCCACCCCCTCCTCGGGAAGAGCATGAGGAGGACCCGGCCATGAAACCGCAGTCGGTCCTCAACAGAGTCAAGATGTTTGAGAATAAACGATCAGTGTCGATGGACCGGGCCAAAGAGGGCGATTCGTCAGTGCTGAGG CCTGCAGATGTTCCGAAACCGGCGAGTGCACCTGGTCCAGTTCTCAAAGCAAACTCCCTCAGCAACCTGGAGCAAGACAAGTCCAGCTATCG AGCACCGGAGCCACAGAAGCCACACAAGCCACTCGACGACATGGTGCGCTCAAACCACTACGACCTGGATGAGGACGAGGAGTACTACAGGAAGCAGCTGTCCTACTTTGACCGACGGAGCTTCGACAGCAAAGCCATGGGCCAGCCCGGTCCTGGTGTCAACCGCTTCCATGACCTGCCCAAACCATCTCAGCTGTCGTACCCGTACAACAG AGTGGAGTCTGTCGAGAAAGTCAGTCCAGTGGAGAAGCGGTATGAACCCATGCCACAAATGGGACCACCGTCACAATATGggccacctgctgtcccccCAAGCACGCTACCCAAACTCAGCCCAGTTGATG TGAACTCTATACCTGAGCCGCTGGGTTCCCCTAATCCAAAACCGGATCTGGCAGCTCTCAGACCATCCAGCAGGGATGAAACGGCACTGGTTGGCTACCTTCCTCCCAGGGGTCTCCCAGACAAGTCCCCAGTCAACGGCACCGATGCGGCTCCCCCGAAGACCTTGGGTGCTCCAACTCCAATGAGTTACAACCGCTACGTCCCCAAACCGTACACCAGCTCTGCACGGCCCTTTGAGCGCAAGTTTGACAGCCCCAAGTTCAACCACAACCTGCTGCCCAACGACACACAGGTGAAGGGAGACCACCTCAGCAAGCCCAACAGCGTGGGTAAGCCTCAACTGTCCCCTCAGCCTCTGGACCATGACAGCGGCCTGGACACCTTCACGCGCACTATGGACAGCAGGCTCAAATACCAGCACAACAACATCAACGCCATCCCAAAGGCCATCCCAGTCAG CCCGAGCGCactggatgatgatgacgaagaCGAAGGGCACACGGTGGTGGCCACGGCCCGCGGTATCTTTAACTGTAACGGAGGAGTCCTGAGCTCCATCGAGACAGGAGTCAGCATCATCATCCCCCAGGGAGCCATCCCAGAGAGCGTGGAGCAGGAAATCTACTTCAAGGTGTGCCGGGACAACAGCATCCTGCCCCCCCTCGACAAAGAGAAAG
- the tjp1b gene encoding tight junction protein ZO-1 isoform X11 — protein sequence MITCAFLWVGFLVAVDSTMVNYQKYITVMQLALGVTASNKEHCLPPRKRMWIHPSPTAGSVTAASSASTVQGKPSLRRIKGRIHRSKSLDSIDLLDSNSAAMEETVIWEQHTVTLHRAPGFGFGIAISGGRDNPHFQSGETSIVISDVLKGGPAEGLLQENDRVVMVNAVSMDNVEHAYAVQQLRKSGKIAKITIRRKRKVHVPMGRLGERETMSEHDEEEDSYDEEIYETRSGRSGAYSGVGGAIGRRSGRSSGRRDRERERSGSRERSLSPRSDHRSHNLPPRPAKVTLVKSRKNEEYGLRLASHIFVKDISPESLAARDGNIQEGDVVLKINGTVTENLSLIDAKKLIERSKGKLKMVVQRDERATLLNIPDLDDSIPSANASDRDDISDIHSLASDHSNRSHERRRSSRSRSPDRRSEPSDHSRHSPPQISNGSWRIPHRSRDDERVSKAASTPAKVAEEVPLPKPKEPAIAREEKQLPPLPEPKPVYAQPGQPDVDLPVSPSDAPVPSAAHDDSILRPSMKLVKFKKGESVGLRLAGGNDVGIFVAGVLEDSPAAKEGLEEGDQILRVNNVDFANIIREEAVLFLLDLPKGEEVTILAQKKKDVYRRIVESDVGDSFYIRTHFEYEKESPYGLSFNKGEVFRVVDTLYNGKLGSWLAIRIGKNHQEVERGIIPNKNRAEQLSSVQYTLPKTAGGDRADFWRFRGLRSSKRNLRKSREDLSSQPVQTKFPAYERVVLREAGFLRPVVIFGPIADVAREKLSREEPDLFELAKSEPRDAGTDQRSSGIIRLHTIKQIIDRDKHAVLDITPNAVDRLNYAQWYPIVVFLNPDNKQGVKNMRTRLCPESRKSARKLYERAIKLRKNNHHLFTTTINLNNMNEGWYGALKETIQQQQNQLVWVSEGKADGTTEDDLDIHDDRLSYLSAPGSEYSMYSTDSRHTSDYEDTDTEGGAYTDQELDETLNDEVGLPTEPAITRSSEPVREDPPVIQDTPGYPGYQHPVQPDPAGRMDPTGFKMPSPQQQDEAALPLPSLPPPVVAPPSVEQPVQLEGTHLEEPSASAAVPQAESLSSPSPAPELIQPLPPPPPPPPPPHEPHPSGLPGPEPKMYKKELYNMEEPVRINHGMKQSMSYSHQPLYQDKQPYRDYDHPPYGYDGGGYPEPKPHNSDSHLHYESRVPHYNDQWPHYDQQTSSSQPAGYQPPVSYNPRSPYEDGPGRDYSPPQSRYDEASPVGYDGRPRHKPGPIRYDEPPPPPPPGGYDARSPYEAEPHGFSINSPRSPEPPKQYFGDSGLRSSYIPGPQTRAYGKPGMHETMMNSEPAIPPPKPEPMTSPGEPVVTPGSKPLPPPPREEHEEDPAMKPQSVLNRVKMFENKRSVSMDRAKEGDSSVLRPADVPKPASAPGPVLKANSLSNLEQDKSSYRAPEPQKPHKPLDDMVRSNHYDLDEDEEYYRKQLSYFDRRSFDSKAMGQPGPGVNRFHDLPKPSQLSYPYNRVESVEKVSPVEKRYEPMPQMGPPSQYGPPAVPPSTLPKLSPVDVNSIPEPLGSPNPKPDLAALRPSSRDETALVGYLPPRGLPDKSPVNGTDAAPPKTLGAPTPMSYNRYVPKPYTSSARPFERKFDSPKFNHNLLPNDTQVKGDHLSKPNSVGKPQLSPQPLDHDSGLDTFTRTMDSRLKYQHNNINAIPKAIPVSPSALDDDDEDEGHTVVATARGIFNCNGGVLSSIETGVSIIIPQGAIPESVEQEIYFKVCRDNSILPPLDKEKGETLLSPLVMCGPHGLKFLKPVELRLPHCASMTPDGWSFALKSSDSSSGDPKTWQNKSLPGDPNYLVGANCVSVLIDHF from the exons AGCGCAGCTATGGAGGAGACTGTCATTTGGGAACAGCACACAGTTACACTACACAGG gCACCAGGGTTTGGCTTCGGGATAGCCATATCAGGAGGTCGGGATaaccctcattttcagagtggcGAGACCTCCATTGTCATCTCCGATGTATTGAAAGGCGGCCCGGCGGAAGGCCTTCTTCA GGAAAATGACCGGGTCGTGATGGTCAACGCGGTCTCCATGGATAATGTGGAGCATGCGTACGCAGTCCAGCAGCTCCGCAAAAGTGGGAAAATTGCCAAAATT ACCATCAGACGGAAGAGGAAGGTACACGTCCCAATGGGTCGCCTCGGGGAACGGGAAACTATGTCAGAGCACGACGAGGAAGAGGACAGCTATGATGAAGAGATCTACGAGACGCGGAGCGGACGCAGTGGTGCCTACAGTGGAGTGGGCGGCGCAATTGGCAGACGCAGCGGAAGAAGCAGCGGGCGAAGAGACAGAGAACGTGAACGAAGCGGATCACGGGAGAGGAGTCTTTCCCCGAGGTCCGACCACCGCTCGCACAACTTACCTCCACGTCCTGCTAAAGTTACGCTTGTCAAATCCCGCAAAAATGAAG AATATGGCCTGCGCCTGGCCAGCCACATCTTTGTCAAGGACATCTCCCCTGAGAGCCTCGCAGCACGGGACGGCAACATCCAGGAAGGGGACGTCGTATTGAAG atAAATGGCACAGTTACGGAAAACCTCTCCCTGATAGATGCTAAGAAGCTGATAGAAAGGTCGAAGGGCAAGCTAAAAATGGTTGTTCAGAGAGACGAAAGGGCAACCCTCCTGAACATCCCTGACCTCGATGACAGCATTCCTTCAGCCAACGCCTCGGACAGAGATG ACATTTCAGATATCCATTCTCTGGCGTCAGACCATTCCAATCGATCACATGAAAGACGTCGTAGCAGTCGCTCTCGATCCCCGGACAGAAGATCTGAACCTTCGGATCACTCCAGGCACTCACCACCTCAAATCAGCAACGGCAG TTGGAGAATACC TCACAGAAGTCGCGATGACGAGCGAGTCTCAAAAGCAGCTTCCACGCCAGCAAAGGTAGCAGAGGAAGTTCCTCTTCCCAAACCCAAGGAGCCGGCGATCGCCAGAGAGGAGAAACAGCTTCCACCACTTCCAG AGCCAAAGCCGGTGTATGCTCAGCCGGGACAGCCAGACGTGGACCTGCCAGTTAGTCCCTCTGATGCCCCAGTGCCAAGCGCTGCCCATGATGACAGCATCTTACG GCCAAGCATGAAGCTGGTGAAGTTCAAAAAGGGGGAGAGCGTTGGGCTCAGGCTGGCTGGAGGGAATGATGTGGGCATCTTTGTCGCTGGAGTACTTGAGGACAGCCCGGCCGCGAAGGAAGGCCTGGAGGAGGGTGACCAAATTCTCAGG GTAAATAATGTTGATTTTGCAAATATAATTCGAGAGGAGGCGGTGCTGTTCCTTCTTGACCTCCCTAAAGGTGAAGAGGTGACCATTCTGGCCCAGAAGAAGAAAGATG TCTATCGTCGGATCGTGGAGTCCGACGTTGGCGACTCCTTCTACATCCGGACCCACTTTGAGTATGAGAAGGAATCTCCGTACGGGTTAAGTTTTAACaagggcgaggtgttccgggtCGTGGACACACTCTACAACGGCAAGCTTGGCTCCTGGTTGGCTATCCGCATCGGCAAAAACCACCAGGAAGTTGAGCGAGGGATCATCCCCAACAAAAACAG GGCTGAGCAGCTGTCAAGTGTTCAGTACACTCTTCCAAAAACAGCGGGAGGCGACAGGGCCGACTTCTGGAGGTTTCGTGGTCTTCGCAGCTCCAAAAGAAATCTTAGGAAGAGCAGAGAAGACCTTTCCTCACAGCCAGTTCAAACAAAGTTCCCAGCTTATGAGAGGGTCGTTCTGAGAGAGG CGGGCTTCTTGAGACCTGTCGTCATATTTGGTCCTATCGCCGATGTTGCCAGAGAAAAGCTCTCCAGAGAAGAACCTGATCTGTTTGAGCTTGCAA AGAGTGAGCCAAGAGATGCTGGAACAGACCAGCGCAGTTCAGGAATCATCCGTCTTCACACAATCAAGCAAATCATTGACAGA GACAAACACGCTGTGCTGGACATCACGCCCAACGCTGTAGACAGACTGAACTACGCTCAGTGGTACCCCATCGTCGTCTTCCTGAATCCTGATAACAAACAGGGTGTAAAAAACATGAGGACCAGACTGTGCCCCGAGTCCAGGAAGAGTGCAAGAAAGCTGTACGAGCGAGCCATCAAGCTGAGGAAGAATAACCATCACCTCTTTACAA CTACCATCAATTTGAACAACATGAACGAAGGCTGGTACGGCGCTCTCAAAGAGACTATTCAGcaacagcagaaccagctgGTGTGGGTGTCGGAGGGCAAG GCCGACGGCACCACGGAGGATGATCTGGACATCCATGACGATCGCCTGTCTTACCTCTCAGCCCCCGGCAGCGAGTACTCCATGTACAGCACTGACAGCCGACACACCTCTGATTACGAAGACACGGACACGGAGGGCGGCGCGTACACCGACCAGGAGCTCGACGAGACCCTCAACGACGAAGTGGGTCTACCCACGGAGCCCGCCATCACCCGCTCTTCTGAACCTGTTCGAGAAGACCCTCCCGTCATTCAGGATACGCCCGGTTACCCTGGATACCAGCACCCAGTGCAACCGGACCCAGCTGGCCGCATGGACCCCACTGGGTTCAAGATGCCCTCTCCACAGCAG CAAGATGAGGCTGCTCTGCCCCTGCCCTCGTTGCCTCCACCGGTGGTAGCGCCCCCTTCTGTTGAGCAGCCTGTACAGCTAGAGGGTACGCACCTAGAGGAGCCGTCAGCTTCAGCCGCTGTTCCTCAGGCTGAATCACTTAGCAGCCCCAGTCCTGCCCCTGAGCTTATTCAGCCCCTGCCTCCACcgccaccacctccaccaccaccacatgaACCCCACCCATCTGGACTTCCTGGTCCAGAACCAAAG ATGTACAAGAAAGAATTGTACAACATGGAGGAGCCGGTGAGGATCAACCACGGCATGAAGCAGTCGATGAGCTACAGTCACCAGCCGCTGTACCAGGACAAACAGCCATACCGTGATTATGACCACCCGCCTTACGGTTACGACGGAGGGGGCTACCCTGAACCAAAGCCTCACAACTCTGACTCTCATCTGCACTACGAGAGCCGTGTGCCTCATTACAATGACCAGTGGCCCCACTACGACCAGCAGACCTCGTCCTCCCAGCCTGCAGGGTACCAGCCGCCCGTCAGCTACAATCCCCGGTCACCTTACGAGGACGGACCGGGGCGGGACTATAGCCCCCCTCAGTCACGTTATGACGAGGCCTCACCCGTGGGGTACGACGGCAGACCTCGCCACAAACCCGGGCCCATCCGCTATGATGAGCCgcctccccctccaccccccggAGGCTACGACGCACGCTCTCCTTATGAAGCCGAACCTCACGGCTTCTCCATAAACTCACCCCGATCACCTGAACCCCCCAAGCAGTATTTCGGAGACTCGGGTCTGAGGTCCTCCTACATTCCTGGGCCTCAAACCCGCGCCTATGGTAAACCAGGGATGCACGAGACGATGATGAACTCGGAACCAGCCATTCCTCCTCCCAAACCAGAGCCGATGACCTCTCCAGGTGAGCCTGTAGTCACCCCAGGCTCTAAACCTCTCCCACCCCCTCCTCGGGAAGAGCATGAGGAGGACCCGGCCATGAAACCGCAGTCGGTCCTCAACAGAGTCAAGATGTTTGAGAATAAACGATCAGTGTCGATGGACCGGGCCAAAGAGGGCGATTCGTCAGTGCTGAGG CCTGCAGATGTTCCGAAACCGGCGAGTGCACCTGGTCCAGTTCTCAAAGCAAACTCCCTCAGCAACCTGGAGCAAGACAAGTCCAGCTATCG AGCACCGGAGCCACAGAAGCCACACAAGCCACTCGACGACATGGTGCGCTCAAACCACTACGACCTGGATGAGGACGAGGAGTACTACAGGAAGCAGCTGTCCTACTTTGACCGACGGAGCTTCGACAGCAAAGCCATGGGCCAGCCCGGTCCTGGTGTCAACCGCTTCCATGACCTGCCCAAACCATCTCAGCTGTCGTACCCGTACAACAG AGTGGAGTCTGTCGAGAAAGTCAGTCCAGTGGAGAAGCGGTATGAACCCATGCCACAAATGGGACCACCGTCACAATATGggccacctgctgtcccccCAAGCACGCTACCCAAACTCAGCCCAGTTGATG TGAACTCTATACCTGAGCCGCTGGGTTCCCCTAATCCAAAACCGGATCTGGCAGCTCTCAGACCATCCAGCAGGGATGAAACGGCACTGGTTGGCTACCTTCCTCCCAGGGGTCTCCCAGACAAGTCCCCAGTCAACGGCACCGATGCGGCTCCCCCGAAGACCTTGGGTGCTCCAACTCCAATGAGTTACAACCGCTACGTCCCCAAACCGTACACCAGCTCTGCACGGCCCTTTGAGCGCAAGTTTGACAGCCCCAAGTTCAACCACAACCTGCTGCCCAACGACACACAGGTGAAGGGAGACCACCTCAGCAAGCCCAACAGCGTGGGTAAGCCTCAACTGTCCCCTCAGCCTCTGGACCATGACAGCGGCCTGGACACCTTCACGCGCACTATGGACAGCAGGCTCAAATACCAGCACAACAACATCAACGCCATCCCAAAGGCCATCCCAGTCAG CCCGAGCGCactggatgatgatgacgaagaCGAAGGGCACACGGTGGTGGCCACGGCCCGCGGTATCTTTAACTGTAACGGAGGAGTCCTGAGCTCCATCGAGACAGGAGTCAGCATCATCATCCCCCAGGGAGCCATCCCAGAGAGCGTGGAGCAGGAAATCTACTTCAAGGTGTGCCGGGACAACAGCATCCTGCCCCCCCTCGACAAAGAGAAAG